A genome region from Tenebrio molitor chromosome 4, icTenMoli1.1, whole genome shotgun sequence includes the following:
- the LOC138129142 gene encoding tyrosine recombinase XerC-like has protein sequence MKASCSVSAKMSDSEENLPSDIELAAQSAIDTLIPAKSKERYEIVYKYFEEWMEIKKIREVSEKVVLAYFAEQSERLKPSSLWCRYSMLRTMVSIKIKIDISQYHQVVAFLKRKSEGYRPKKSCIFCKEEIHQFLKEMNDKDFLFMKVVLIFGIFGACRREEITNLMRRDVQDKGEFIWITLPNTKTKITREFAITDGNIQGISCLDLFRKYMDLRPSQTKHDRFFLTYRGGKCTQQPVGVNTIGGIPKKIATALGLSEPANYTEHCFRRSSASLLADAGADMHTLKSHGGWKSDNVAEGYVETSVQNKKIIATKIMGSSDTLRSTSNVMVEKPSINLGTASGVNIENVSNCVIYVNK, from the exons ATGAAAGCAAGTTGCAGTGTCAGTGCAAAAATGAGTGATTCAGAGGAAAATTTGCCTTCTGATATAGAATTGGCTGCTCAATCTGCTATAGATACATTAATTCCTGCCAAATCCAAAGAGCGGTATGAGATAgtgtacaaatattttgaagaatgGATGGAAATCAAGAAAATTCGTGAAGTCTCTGAAAAGGTGGTCCTTGCCTATTTTGCGGAACAATCAGAGAGGCTAAAACCATCCTCCTTATGGTGCCGGTATTCTATGTTGCGGACGATGGTGTCGATTAAGATAAAGATTGACATTAGTCAATATCATCAGGTTGTGGCTTTCTTGAAGAGGAAATCAGAAGGATACCGACCTAAAAAATCGTGCATTTTTTGCAAAGAGGAGATACACCAATTTCTTAAGGAAATGAATGATAAAGATTTCTTATTTATGAAG GTCGTTTTgatatttggaatttttggtgCTTGTCGACGCGAGGAGATCACAAATTTGATGAGACGAGACGTTCAAGATAAAGGAGAATTTATCTGGATCACCTTGCCaaatacaaaaactaaaattacaCGGGAATTTGCCATAACAGACGGAAATATTCAGGGAATAAGTTGTTTGgatttatttcgaaaatataTGGATTTGCGTCCCAGTCAGACCAAGCACGATAGATTTTTTCTTACCTACAGGGGAGGTAAATGTACCCAGCAGCCTGTTGGAGTGAATACAATCGGAGGAATTCCAAAGAAAATCGCTACTGCATTAGGATTATCTGAACCAGCAAACTATACAGAACATTGTTTTCGGAGATCCTCAGCATCATTATTGGCAGATGCAGGGGCAGATATGCATACTCTCAAGAGTCATGGAGGCTGGAAGTCTGACAATGTTGCAGAGGGATATGTTGAAACATCAGttcaaaataagaaaataattgcaacgAAAATAATGGGCTCTTCAGATACTCTACGTTCAACAAGTAACGTCATGGTGGAAAAGCCCAGCATTAACTTGGGGACAGCGTCTGGGGTCAATATTGAAAATGTCTCAAACTGTGTAATTTATGTTAATAAatag